CCAGCAACGCCTTATACCACCAATGCAAATGGTTGTGGTCCAGCTTGGTCAAATTCATTATTTGAAGATAACGCAGAATTTGGCTTAGGTATGTATATTGCCAATGAAACAAAACGAAAACGGTTGGTAACGGCGGTTAAAAATGTTTTGAATCAAAATGCTGTTTTACCAGAAACAAATGAATTGTTAACTGACTGGATGGAGCATATCCATGAGGGTAATGGTACACAACAACGGGCAGCAAAAGTTATTGCTGCATTAAAATCTGAAGTTAATAATCTTGCTGTAGCTCCATTGTTGGAATACCAAGATATGTTTGTAAAACCAAGTCAATGGATTATTGGTGGCGACGGTTGGGCATATGATATTGGTTATTCAGGCATTGATCACATTTTAGCTACTGGAGCAGACGTTAATATTTTTGTCATGGACAATGAGCTATACGCCAATACAGGTGGTCAAATGTCTAAAGCGACCCCAACTTCTGCTATTGCAAAATTTGCAGCTGGTGGGAAGAAAACCAAGAAAAAAGATTTGGGTATGATGGCAATTGCTTACCAAGATGTTTACGTAGCACAAATTTCAATTGAGGCTAACCCAAAACAAGCTTTAAAAGCAATTATGGAAGCTGAATCCTATCCAGGACCATCTGTTATTATTGGTTATACGCCATGTATTAACCATGGAATTAAAGGTGGGATGAGCCAATCAATCAAAGAGAGTAAAGCAGCTGTAGAAAGTGGCTACTGGCAACTATATCGCTATGATCCACGTTTAAGAGAAAAAGGCAAGGATCCAATGCGAGTAGATTTCAAAAAAGTTGATTTTACGAAAATGAATGAATTTTTGGAAAATCAAGTTCGTTTTTCTGCTTTGCGAATTATTAAACCTTCATCAGAAGAAGTTGATCAAATGTTAGGACAAACTGTTCAAGATATGGAAGAAAGAACAGAAGTGTACAGTCAATTAGCTGATTTGAAGAAATAATGAAAAGCCAGTTTTGCATTAAAAGCAAAACTGGCTTTTTAAAAGCTATAATAATATGCTTGTTAATCAGCAATCTCATGAATAGAAAAGCTAGCTAGTTGGAATAAATGATGATTTATTACAAAAACTTTATCATGTTGTTTTTGCACTTTACCAATTTCGTATTTGACAATTCTTTCCTCGCCAGCTTTTATGACATATTGTGATTGATAGCTGCTATGTCGTTTGGGATTATCTACCCAATTGTTACCATCCAAACTATAGCTATTATGAACTACTTGTACAACGCCTTCGTGGACTCTAATTTGAAAATACTTTGGGCCAGTCTGATTAAAGTGTAACGTGTGAACTCTTTTTTTTCCAAATAGTTTAGAAAGAATGACTTTTTCTGAATTAGTTTTCATTTGAGACTCCTACTTTAGGTAATTCAGATAAACGATGGCCAATATGATGAGCTAAGAGAGTAGATTTTGGTCGAATAATTAACTGAGAAGTATAAATTCCTTGATGGCCCGAGATGAAATAACTAATAAAAGCACTAACTACATAAAATGGCAGCATTTTGGAACCAAATAAGTCAATTCCCAACATAATTGTCGTTAAAGGCGCATTGGCGGCACACCCAAAGACACAAATCATTCCTATCGCAGCAAAAAGACTAGGTGTTAGATGAAAAAATGAAGCGATTCCTGAGCCTAATGCAGAACCAATATCAAATAACGGAGTAACTTCTCCGCCTTGAAAACCAGCTCCTAAACTTAAACTAGTAAAAAATAATTTAAACAAACCTTCTTTTGCTGTTGCTACTCCCGTAAAAGCATCGTCCATCATCCACAAACTCAAGCCTTCATACTTTTGTCCATTTAAAATGGTCATTAAAACAACAACAATCCCTGCAGTGATAAACGCGCGTATTAAATAGTTGCTAAAAAATTTGCGATAAATTTTTTTGGCATGGTGAGTTAAATAAGCAAAAAGTCGTCCAGCTAACCCAAATAAAATACTTGCGAGAACAAAGGCAAAAAGTAGACGAGGTGTAATGCTTGTTAACTCAGTAATATAATGATGAGTGTGAGTAGTTCCCCAAAGTTGTGCAGTAAAATCTCCTAGATAAGCAGCCATAAAACAAGAAAGCAAAGCGTTTCGTTCAATTTTGCCAATATAAGCCATTTCCATCCCAAAAAAAGCACCTGCCAAAGGGGTACCAAAAATAGAGGCAAAACCGGCACTAATTCCAGCGTGGACTAGCAATTTTCGCTTTTTTTTGTTTAATTTTAATTTTAATCCTAATCTATTGGAAATAACACC
The genomic region above belongs to Enterococcus saigonensis and contains:
- a CDS encoding chloride channel protein — its product is MKEKSGIKIVKESGIFYGAILIVALTTGTISHFLLTGLTWVGNFRDSHFYLLYLLPVLGIITAYSYQTYGKGADKGNNLIIESIQKEAPVPVRMGFFTFFFTIFSHLFGASVGREGSAVQIGGVISNRLGLKLKLNKKKRKLLVHAGISAGFASIFGTPLAGAFFGMEMAYIGKIERNALLSCFMAAYLGDFTAQLWGTTHTHHYITELTSITPRLLFAFVLASILFGLAGRLFAYLTHHAKKIYRKFFSNYLIRAFITAGIVVVLMTILNGQKYEGLSLWMMDDAFTGVATAKEGLFKLFFTSLSLGAGFQGGEVTPLFDIGSALGSGIASFFHLTPSLFAAIGMICVFGCAANAPLTTIMLGIDLFGSKMLPFYVVSAFISYFISGHQGIYTSQLIIRPKSTLLAHHIGHRLSELPKVGVSNEN